One Rhododendron vialii isolate Sample 1 chromosome 2a, ASM3025357v1 genomic region harbors:
- the LOC131317966 gene encoding plant UBX domain-containing protein 10: MVDVADKLAYFQAITGVEDPDLCREILSAHDWDLEQAISTFTTTTATSTSTATPAPNGVVGTSNQSDATESGLVVRGAAAPPGLAWKLITLPFSIISGSLGLISGAIGLGLWAAGGVLSYSLGVIGLSSNRNGAAAPLVPLSGAAAEAADFVAEFERLYGATARPNFVAEGFMDALQRSRHEFKMLFVYLHSPDHPDTPAFCEGTLCSEVLAAFVNENFVAWGGSIRASEGFKMSNSLNASRFPFCAVVMAATNQRIALLQQVEGPTSPEEMLTVLQRVLEESAPVLVAARLDAEERRTNIRLREEQDAAYRAALEADQARERQRKEEQERLAREAAEAERKRMEEEEAREREAREAAEKEAELARIRQEKALSLGAEPEKGPDVTQVLVRFPTGERKGRRFHNTATIQALYDYVDSLGCLEVESYSLVSNFPRIVYSPEKLSMSLKEAGLHPQASLFVELSS; encoded by the exons ATGGTCGATGTAGCCGACAAATTGGCTTATTTCCAAGCAATCACAGGCGTCGAAGACCCCGATTTGTGCCGCGAGATCCTCTCCGCCCACGACTGGGACCTCGAACAAGCCATCTCcaccttcaccaccaccaccgcaaccAGTACCTCCACCGCAACCCCCGCCCCGAACGGCGTCGTCGGAACCAGTAACCAATCCGATGCAACCGAATCGGGCCTAGTCGTCCGCGGAGCAGCCGCCCCGCCCGGTCTCGCCTGGAAGCTCATTACGCTGCCGTTTTCCATTATTTCCGGTAGTCTAGGGCTCATTTCCGGCGCTATTGGGCTGGGCCTGTGGGCCGCCGGCGGCGTCCTCTCCTACTCCCTAGGCGTAATCGGGCTGAGCTCGAACCGTAACGGCGCGGCGGCGCCGTTAGTTCCGTTGTCGGGGGCCGCGGCGGAGGCGGCGGACTTCGTGGCGGAATTCGAGAGGTTATACGGCGCGACGGCGCGGCCGAATTTCGTGGCGGAAGGGTTTATGGACGCGTTGCAGAGGTCCAGGCACGAGTTCAAGATGTTGTTCGTGTACCTGCACTCGCCTGATCACCCGGATACGCCGGCGTTTTGCGAGGGGACGCTGTGTTCCGAAGTGCTGGCGGCGTTTGTGAACGAGAATTTCGTGGCGTGGGGAGGGAGTATACGTGCCAGTGAGGGTTTTAAGATGAGTAATAGCTTGAACGCGTCGAGGTTCCCGTTTTGCGCCGTGGTTATGGCTGCGACGAATCAGAGGATTGCCTTGCTTCAGCAG GTTGAGGGGCCCACATCTCCTGAGGAAATGCTGACAGTGTTGCAGAGAGTGCTTGAAGAAAGTGCCCCTGTTCTTGTTGCTGCAAGGCTTGATGCAGAAGAACGTAGAACCAACATCCGTTTGAGGGAGGAACAAGATGCTGCTTACCGAGCAGCTCTTGAAGCTGATCAA GCAAGGGAACGGCAGAGGAAAGAAGAGCAAGAGCGGCTAGCTAGGGAAGCTGCTGAAGCTGAGAGGAAGCgcatggaagaagaagaggctcGTGAAAGAGAAGCACGTGAAGCTGCTGAGAAAGAAGCTGAACTAGCTAGAATTCGGCAGGAAAAAGCCCTGTCACTGGGAGCTGAGCCTGAAAAAGGACCTGATGTCACTCAA GTTTTGGTGCGGTTCCCAACTGGAGAGCGGAAGGGAAGGAGGTTCCATAATACTGCAACGATCCAGGCACTATATGACTATGTCGATTCTTTGGGTTGCTTAGAAGTTGAGAGTTACAGCCTTGTCTCCAATTTCCCCCGCATCGTCTACAGTCCAGAGAAGCTCTCTATGTCCCTGAAAGAAGCAGGGTTACATCCACAGGCCAGCCTTTTTGTGGAGCTGAGCTCCTGA
- the LOC131317973 gene encoding probable serine/threonine-protein kinase WNK4 isoform X2, with product MEMILLRDHQRVDTSGYKGFDEVDGIEVAWNQVSLDHAFQSPEHLERLYSEVHLLKTLKHENIIKSYSSWVDDKNKTINIITELFTSGSLRQYRKKHKSVDIKAIKKWARQILRGLCYLHSHSPPIIHRDLKCDNIFVNGNHGEVKIGDLGLAAIMQRPTARSVIGTPEFMAPELYDEEYNELVDIYSFGMCMLELATCEYPYSECKNPAQIYKKVSSGVKPAGLCKVKDSQVKEFIDKCLVPASMRMSASELLNDPFLSIENPHAPSQLHNYVPKSLNVPKADSFAMEIDSWHDKFSSTTCTKSAGEATHVSALELRRINGKNEFKLEGVINGDDSISFTLRIAQSCCHARNIHFVFYLARDTAQSIAGEMVDQLDLSNEDLTFIAELIDSLIVKLVPNWKPSFGNSRIEGSPCEDSPHVNNQSSMRCSWASRSERVSGEAISKEHDSTSYANKEVFRSEWNMSSNGFEGCKGSFSRSVVMNEILKTSEISFPCSSLSNDVSSLSFSTQSVADGDQRDELKLELDAIDMQYRRSFHELLRMREEAMENVKKKWILRRKISVC from the exons ATGGAGATGATATTGTTGAGAGATCACCAAAGGGTCGATACATCCGG CTATAAGGGGTTTGATGAGGTTGATGGCATAGAAGTTGCTTGGAACCAAGTGAGCCTTGACCATGCATTTCAGTCACCGGAGCATCTGGAGAGGTTATATTCAGAGGTTCACTTGCTCAAGACACTGAAGCATGAAAACATTATAAAATCCTACAGTTCTTGGGTGGATGACAAAAACAAGACTATCAACATCATTACTGAACTATTTACATCTGGAAGTTTGAGGCA ATATCGGAAGAAACATAAAAGCGTCGACATAAAGGCCATCAAGAAGTGGGCTAGGCAAATTCTCCGAGGTTTATGCTATCTCCACAGTCACAGTCCGCCTATTATTCACAGGGATTTAAAATGTGacaatatttttgttaatggaaatcATGGAGAAGTCAAAATTGGAGATCTTGGGCTGGCAGCCATCATGCAGCGACCTACTGCACGCAGTGTAATTG GTACTCCTGAATTCATGGCTCCAGAGCTTTATGATGAGGAATACAATGAACTAGTTGACATATATTCTTTTGGCATGTGCATGTTGGAGTTGGCAACGTGTGAATATCCATATAGTGAATGCAAAAACCCAGCGCAAATATATAAGAAAGTGTCATCT GGTGTAAAGCCAGCCGGACTCTGTAAAGTGAAGGACTCCCAAGTCAAGGAATTCATAGATAAGTGCCTAGTTCCAGCATCTATGAGAATGTCTGCATCAGAGCTGTTGAATGATCCATTCCTTTCAATTGAAAACCCTCATGCGCCTTCACAGTTGCACAATTATGTTCCTAAGTCACTAAATGTGCCAAAGGCCGATTCATTCGCCATGGAAATAGACAGTTGGCACGATAAGTTTTCGTCTACTACTTGTACAAAAAGTGCTGGTGAAGCTACTCATGTTTCAGCTTTAGAACTAAGGAGGATCAATGGCAAAAATGAGTTCAAATTGGAAGGGGTGATAAATGGTGATGACTCAATTTCATTTACTCTGCGCATCGCTCAGTCATGTT gtCATGCTCGGAACATTCATTTTGTGTTTTACCTTGCCCGTGATACTGCACAGTCAATAGCGGGTGAGATGGTTGACCAACTTGATTTGTCAAATGAAGATTTGACTTTCATAGCTGAGTTGATCGACAGCTTGATCGTAAAACTTGTACCAAACTGGAAGCCCTCGTTTGGAAACTCTAGGATTGAAGGAAGTCCATGTGAGGATTCTCCTCATGTAAATAATCAAAGCTCTATGAGATGTTCTTGGGCTTCAAGATCTGAAAGAGTTTCTGGTGAAGCCATTTCCAAGGAGCATGATTCCACTTCATATGCGAATAAGGAGGTCTTCCGAAGTGAATGGAACATGAGTTCAAATGGGTTTGAAGGATGCAAGGGTAGTTTCTCTAGATCTGTCGTCATGAACGAAATCCTGAAGACTTCGGAGATTTCTTTTCCATGTAGTTCTCTATCAAATGATGTCAGCTCGTTGAGTTTTTCTACTCAATCTGTAGCAGATGGCGATCAGAGGGATGAGTTGAAGCTGGAGCTTGACGCCATTGACATGCAATATCGCCGGTCTTTCCATGAACTCCTCAGGATGCGGGAGGAAGCAATGGAAAATGTCAAAAAGAAGTGGATCTTGAGGAGGAAAATTTCTGTTTGTTGA
- the LOC131317965 gene encoding uncharacterized protein LOC131317965 gives MEETIITSEAPPNSSQFAPASRIVCRVCQKQFSQYTCPRCNTRYCSLQCYKSHSLRCTESFNRENVVGELQQLQTDDETKHKMLEILKRFHSEEEVDSMDEDDSTLSEETMEKILSGDQIDFDDLTAEEKKRFQRAVASGELSKLIEPWEPWWLKPSARTISLSREGTQLVQPLSNEETVTSTQHGPESDPTHDIPPGPEMPLPPINKLSSTEPSPLLAVHLIDIIYTYCFTLRLYNGDWQSDPIGASMVVLSVSSVLGQGEQPESVSEALSHCLEQTCSPAFRHMGGLQFGLGLLDDVIALLSLGGAALVCLLCDLQRLVQAAEGELKSEKQQISKRGEIRSKLKLGERKIYFIMCWVHEQPGEAWHSVAALVNAEKGSAMEFAGNRGGTLRVQNRVEARGKALIEELE, from the exons ATGGAGGAGACGATCATTACCAGTGAGGCCCCGCCAAATTCGTCCCAATTTGCTCCGGCCTCGCGTATAGTCTGCCGAGT ATGCCAAAAGCAATTCTCACAATACACTTGTCCTCGATGCAATACACGGTATTGCTCCCTTCAATGCTACAAG tCCCATAGTCTACGCTGCACTGAATCATTCAATAGAGAAAATGTGGTGGGAGAGCTGCAACAATTGCAAACAGATGATGAAACTAAACATAAAATGTTGGAGATACTCAAGCGGTTCCATTCAGAGGAAGAGGTGGATAGCATGGATGAGGATG ATTCAACTTTGTCGGAGGAGACTATGGAAAAGATTCTGTCTG GAGACCAAATAGATTTCGATGATTTAACCGCAGAAGAAAAGAAACGTTTTCAAAGAGCTGTTGCTTCTGGAGAGCTGAGCAAGTTGATTGAGCCATGGGAACCATGGTGGTTGAAGCCTTCTGCTAGGACAATATCTCTAAGTCGAGAAGGGACACAACTCGTCCAACCTCTTTCCAACGAAGAAACAGTGACCTCTACACAACATGGTCCGGAAAGTGATCCAACGCACGACATTCCACCTGGCCCTGAAATGCCATTACCCCCCATCAACAAGCTCAGCTCAACTGAGCCATCTCCACTATTAGCTGTTCACCTAATTGACATCATATATACCTACTGTTTCACTCTGAGACTCTACAATGGGGATTGGCAATCGGATCCCATAGGAGCATCTATGGTCGTGTTGAGTGTATCTTCTGTTCTGGGTCAGGGGGAACAGCCGGAGTCCGTATCAGAAGCACTCTCTCATTGCTTGGAACAAACTTGCTCCCCGGCTTTTAGACACATGGGTGGTTTGCAATTTGGATTGGGCCTTCTAGATGACGTAATAGCTCTACTTTCTCTTGGGGGTGCTGCTTTAGTCTGTTTGCTTTGTGATCTCCAGAGGCTAGTTCAAGCTGCGGAGGGGGAGCTGAAGTCCGAGAAACAGCAGATATCAAAGAGGGGAGAAATCAGGAGTAAGCTCAAGCTTGGGGAGAGGAAGATTTACTTTATTATGTGTTGGGTACATGAGCAGCCTGGAGAAGCTTGGCATTCGGTGGCAGCCCTTGTGAATGCAGAGAAGGGTTCAGCTATGGAATTTGCAGGCAACAGAGGAGGTACTTTGAGAGTGCAAAATAGAGTAGAAGCCAGGGGTAAGGCTCTGATTGAGGAGCTTGAATGA
- the LOC131317973 gene encoding probable serine/threonine-protein kinase WNK10 isoform X1 has translation MDSKAAAAGLLFPVNELFRKSKCKLEPDGDDIVERSPKGRYIRYNEILGRGASKTVYKGFDEVDGIEVAWNQVSLDHAFQSPEHLERLYSEVHLLKTLKHENIIKSYSSWVDDKNKTINIITELFTSGSLRQYRKKHKSVDIKAIKKWARQILRGLCYLHSHSPPIIHRDLKCDNIFVNGNHGEVKIGDLGLAAIMQRPTARSVIGTPEFMAPELYDEEYNELVDIYSFGMCMLELATCEYPYSECKNPAQIYKKVSSGVKPAGLCKVKDSQVKEFIDKCLVPASMRMSASELLNDPFLSIENPHAPSQLHNYVPKSLNVPKADSFAMEIDSWHDKFSSTTCTKSAGEATHVSALELRRINGKNEFKLEGVINGDDSISFTLRIAQSCCHARNIHFVFYLARDTAQSIAGEMVDQLDLSNEDLTFIAELIDSLIVKLVPNWKPSFGNSRIEGSPCEDSPHVNNQSSMRCSWASRSERVSGEAISKEHDSTSYANKEVFRSEWNMSSNGFEGCKGSFSRSVVMNEILKTSEISFPCSSLSNDVSSLSFSTQSVADGDQRDELKLELDAIDMQYRRSFHELLRMREEAMENVKKKWILRRKISVC, from the exons ATGGATTCCAAGGCGGCAGCGGCAGGTTTGTTGTTTCCAGTGAATGAATTGTTTAGGAAATCAAAATGCAAATTAGAGCCTGATGGAGATGATATTGTTGAGAGATCACCAAAGGGTCGATACATCCGG TATAATGAAATCTTGGGGAGAGGAGCATCCAAGACTGT CTATAAGGGGTTTGATGAGGTTGATGGCATAGAAGTTGCTTGGAACCAAGTGAGCCTTGACCATGCATTTCAGTCACCGGAGCATCTGGAGAGGTTATATTCAGAGGTTCACTTGCTCAAGACACTGAAGCATGAAAACATTATAAAATCCTACAGTTCTTGGGTGGATGACAAAAACAAGACTATCAACATCATTACTGAACTATTTACATCTGGAAGTTTGAGGCA ATATCGGAAGAAACATAAAAGCGTCGACATAAAGGCCATCAAGAAGTGGGCTAGGCAAATTCTCCGAGGTTTATGCTATCTCCACAGTCACAGTCCGCCTATTATTCACAGGGATTTAAAATGTGacaatatttttgttaatggaaatcATGGAGAAGTCAAAATTGGAGATCTTGGGCTGGCAGCCATCATGCAGCGACCTACTGCACGCAGTGTAATTG GTACTCCTGAATTCATGGCTCCAGAGCTTTATGATGAGGAATACAATGAACTAGTTGACATATATTCTTTTGGCATGTGCATGTTGGAGTTGGCAACGTGTGAATATCCATATAGTGAATGCAAAAACCCAGCGCAAATATATAAGAAAGTGTCATCT GGTGTAAAGCCAGCCGGACTCTGTAAAGTGAAGGACTCCCAAGTCAAGGAATTCATAGATAAGTGCCTAGTTCCAGCATCTATGAGAATGTCTGCATCAGAGCTGTTGAATGATCCATTCCTTTCAATTGAAAACCCTCATGCGCCTTCACAGTTGCACAATTATGTTCCTAAGTCACTAAATGTGCCAAAGGCCGATTCATTCGCCATGGAAATAGACAGTTGGCACGATAAGTTTTCGTCTACTACTTGTACAAAAAGTGCTGGTGAAGCTACTCATGTTTCAGCTTTAGAACTAAGGAGGATCAATGGCAAAAATGAGTTCAAATTGGAAGGGGTGATAAATGGTGATGACTCAATTTCATTTACTCTGCGCATCGCTCAGTCATGTT gtCATGCTCGGAACATTCATTTTGTGTTTTACCTTGCCCGTGATACTGCACAGTCAATAGCGGGTGAGATGGTTGACCAACTTGATTTGTCAAATGAAGATTTGACTTTCATAGCTGAGTTGATCGACAGCTTGATCGTAAAACTTGTACCAAACTGGAAGCCCTCGTTTGGAAACTCTAGGATTGAAGGAAGTCCATGTGAGGATTCTCCTCATGTAAATAATCAAAGCTCTATGAGATGTTCTTGGGCTTCAAGATCTGAAAGAGTTTCTGGTGAAGCCATTTCCAAGGAGCATGATTCCACTTCATATGCGAATAAGGAGGTCTTCCGAAGTGAATGGAACATGAGTTCAAATGGGTTTGAAGGATGCAAGGGTAGTTTCTCTAGATCTGTCGTCATGAACGAAATCCTGAAGACTTCGGAGATTTCTTTTCCATGTAGTTCTCTATCAAATGATGTCAGCTCGTTGAGTTTTTCTACTCAATCTGTAGCAGATGGCGATCAGAGGGATGAGTTGAAGCTGGAGCTTGACGCCATTGACATGCAATATCGCCGGTCTTTCCATGAACTCCTCAGGATGCGGGAGGAAGCAATGGAAAATGTCAAAAAGAAGTGGATCTTGAGGAGGAAAATTTCTGTTTGTTGA
- the LOC131317964 gene encoding aluminum-activated malate transporter 10-like: MNSNLREDPGTVEWKRKEANGSSTIVPSESGTIMNGAFFKAWSFLKKAWELGVDDPRKVIHCLKVGVALTIVSLFYYMRPLYEGLGGTSMWAIMTVVVIFEYTVGATVCKCLNRATGTLLAGFLAVGVHWIASQSGENFEPVVVGVSVFLLASAATFSRFIPVIKARFDYGAMIFILTFSLVSVSGYRVEKLFYLARQRLSTIIIGISICVVITTLICPIWAGEELHRLIIHNMDKLANSLDCCAVQYFDSSGGTNSSDKEFEKKLQGYKCVMNSKATEETMAGFAIWEPAHGRFSFQHPWNQYVKIGASMRDCAYGIEALSSCLISENQGPDLIKKHLSDLSLRVSSNSSIVIRELATNIKTMRKSVKLDFLIEEMNVSVKELQDKLKSLPGLLIPPPGPEVEQSENDNSKSELISTAIPIPLVEVIPVATFASLLIEIEARVEGIVDAVEELETLAEFKPANDDKTKQNQPRNINLSNRLKDEGTMGVIQMV; encoded by the exons ATGAATAGCAACTTAAGGGAAGATCCTGGAACAGTTGAGTGGAAGAGAAAGGAAGCAAATGGCTCATCAACAATTGTGCCATCAGAGTCTGGAACTATTATGAACGGCGCATTTTTTAAGGCAtggagttttttgaaaaaagcaTGGGAGTTGGGAGTAGATGACCCCAGAAAAGTGATCCATTGTCTCAAAGTAGGGGTAGCTCTCACAATTGTCTCACTCTTCTATTATATGAGACCTTTGTATGAAGGTCTTGGAGGGACTTCCATGTGGGCTATCATGACCGTTGTCGTAATCTTTGAGTACACTGTTG GTGCAACAGTCTGTAAATGCTTGAATAGAGCTACAGGTACTCTTCTTGCCGGGTTCCTAGCTGTTGGGGTTCATTGGATCGCTAGTCAGTCAGGAGAAAATTTTGAGCCTGTTGTAGTTGGTGTTTCGGTCTTCCTACTAG CTTCTGCGGCAACTTTCTCTAGATTCATTCCTGTAATAAAAGCAAGGTTTGATTACGGTGCTATGATCTTCATCTTGACATTCAGCCTAGTCTCAGTATCAGGTTATCGGGTGGAGAAATTGTTTTACTTGGCCCGTCAAAGACTCTCCACCATTATCATAGGGATTTCAATTTGCGTTGTTATAACAACACTTATCTGCCCCATTTGGGCTGGTGAGGAGCTGCATCGTCTCATCATACATAACATGGACAAACTAGCAAATTCATTGGATT GCTGTGCCGTTCAGTATTTTGATAGCAGTGGGGGAACCAACAGCAGCGACAAAGAGTTTGAAAAGAAATTGCAAGGCTACAAATGTGTGATGAACTCAAAGGCAACTGAAGAAACTATG GCTGGATTCGCTATATGGGAGCCTGCGCATGGCCGCTTCAGCTTCCAGCATCCGTGGAATCAGTACGTTAAAATTGGGGCATCAATGCGCGATTGTGCTTACGGGATAGAGGCACTTAGTAGTTGTCTGATATCAGAAAATCAG GGCCCTGACTTGATAAAGAAGCATCTAAGTGATCTCAGCTTAAGAGTAAGCAGCAACTCTTCAATTGTCATAAGGGAGTTGGCAACAAACATCAAGACAATGAGGAAATCAGTGAAACTAGATTTCTTAATTGAAGAAATGAACGTTTCAGTAAAGGAGCTCCAAGATAAACTGAAATCCCTTCCTGGTTTACTCATTCCACCCCCAGGTCCAGAGGTTGAACAATCTGAAAATGACAACAGCAAAAGTGAACTGATTTCGACAGCTATTCCAATCCCTCTAGTGGAAGTCATACCAGTTGCCACTTTTGCTTCATTGCTGATTGAAATCGAAGCACGGGTTGAAGGCATTGTCGATGCAGTTGAAGAGTTAGAGACACTGGCTGAGTTCAAGCCAGCCAACGATGACAAGACCAAACAAAACCAACCGCGTAACATAAATTTGTCGAATCGGCTAAAAGATGAGGGAACCATGGGGGTCATTCAGATGGTCTGA